The following are encoded in a window of Carettochelys insculpta isolate YL-2023 chromosome 30, ASM3395843v1, whole genome shotgun sequence genomic DNA:
- the LOC142004084 gene encoding C-X-C chemokine receptor type 3-2-like: protein MNFTISYSTSLEEDYTGYPDIDVDTAPCMPDAVSAFGRAFVPPVFALIFVVGLAGNGLVLVVLGRQPCPWHLADRYLFQLALADILLVLGLPFWATQFTHSWLFGEVPCKLLGALSAMNSYSHVLLLAGISVDRYLAIVHAVQLYQRLRAMHLHLACGLLWAICLALCAPELHFRTVAPLPQSEAFVCHWGFEAQQAQAWQVGLRLTSFFLGFLLPLLVMFFCYGRIFCTLRRTQLQARHRLLRLVLLLLALFLLTWAPFHALLLQDSLQRLGFIDRHCAWEQALDVGLLATEGLGLLHCCLNPVVYVFAGIKFRRELFALCWSGRPHSQGPSLPGLEQGPCGAGASVHTASERDTHNSYSVML from the exons ATGAACTTCACCATATCATATAGCACCTCACTGGAGGAG GACTACACGGGCTACCCAGACATCGACGTGGACACTGCCCCCTGCATGCCAGACGCAGTCAGCGCCTTCGGGCGGGCCTTCGTGCCTCCCGTCTTCGCCCTCATCTTCGTGGTGGGGCTGGCCGGGAACGGGCTGGTGTTGGTGGTGCTGGGGCGGCAACCATGCCCCTGGCACCTGGCCGATCGGTATCTCTTCCAGCTGGCCCTGGCCGACatcctgctggtgctggggctgccctTCTGGGCCACGCAGttcacccacagctggctgtttggggaggtgcCCTGCAAACTGCTGGGGGCACTGTCGGCCATGAACAGCTACAGCCACGTCCTGCTGCTCGCCGGCATCAGCGTCGACCGCTACCTGGCCATCGTGCACGCTGTCCAGCTCTACCAGCGCCTACGAGCCATGCACTTGCACCTGGCCTGTGGCCTCCTCTGGGCCATCTGCCTGGCCCTCTGCGCCCCGGAGCTGCACTTCCGCaccgtggcccccctgccccagagcgagGCCTTCGTCTGCCACTGGGGCTttgaggcccagcaggcccaggcCTGGCAGGTGGGGCTGCGCCTCACTTCCTTCTTCCTCGGCTTCCTGCTGCCGCTGCTGGTGATGTTCTTCTGCTACGGCCGCATTTTCTGCACGCTGCGTCGGACACAGCTGCAGGCCCGGCACCGCTTGCtgcggctggtgctgctgctgctggcgcttTTCCTGCTGACCTGGGCCCCCTTCCacgccctcctgctgcaggacagcCTGCAGCGCCTGGGCTTCATTGACCGTCACTGTGCCTGGGAGCAGGCGCTGGACGTGGGGCTGCTGGCGACCGAGGGGCTGggcctgctgcactgctgcctcAACCCCGTGGTGTACGTCTTCGCGGGCATCAAGTTCCGCAGGGAGCTCTTTGCGCTGTGCTGGAGTGGCCGGCCCCACAGCCAAGGCCCGAGCCTGCCCgggctggagcaggggccatGCGGAGCAGGCGCGTCAGTGCACACGGCCTCCGAGAGGGACACGCACAACAGTTACTCGGTCATGCTGTGA